The following are encoded in a window of Dryobates pubescens isolate bDryPub1 chromosome 25, bDryPub1.pri, whole genome shotgun sequence genomic DNA:
- the MN1 gene encoding transcriptional activator MN1 gives MFGLEQFEPHSSGRSGGQAERGFGQPGLSMSAHFKAPAFPGGGPAAPAVDPALGALGEPPLLGMNMSMAGDAYGFPGRGPAELHGGGGGGGMQPPVHGFFGGQQPHGGHGGAHHPHQHPPHFGGNFGPDPGASCVHGGRLLGYSGALGGQTAFADGYEHMAESQGGGEGFGQQRPGNLPDFQHHSAGASSHAVPAPCLPLDQSPNRAASFHGLPAAGSSEPHGLEQRRLPAQGSVDSLEYNYPGDGPAGHFELPVFSPSEPEGQLPHYGGGRQVPAGGSFAGAPALPRAPGMAVTKAHPPQQHGVFFERFGGARKMSTSLESGASGRHPLMQQQQPPPPQAPQQPPGLLARQNSCPPAIPRQQQTEANAPNPNLQDNGPIMQNQHAQFEYPIHRLENRNMHPYTDPVFNMQHPPPQQPPNQRLQHFDAPYVSVAKRPRFDFPGNPGVERCASWGSGMHGPAMESHLSPTAYPGLPGEFTPPAPEAFGGPLPHGGPEHPALAQRQNAALVMKQMASRSQQRLRPPSLQQLGHHGEVGPPGGLPPPAFEREAGGGRGYDPPAPHLAPDSAWFAGPPPPGELLPRRMAAPGLPAEAAPHELGLQPGGAAVLFRPGAGGLGLQEPLRMAGEGPAQALPSPGVHPPFAPAMGGLSQLQSPGGGVALPSAPSERRGPADFAAQPSFSFAAASRQPAAHGAAPALSASPGAYPPPPPEFPPPPPPRPAASKLGALSLGSFSKPASKDNVFGQSCLAALSTACQNMIASLGAPNLNVTFNKKSPAEAKRKLSQADPDPPPPAAPDYFPAGPPAGGGGTGKAAGTAPLLPAESSLSPGYALEPAASGEGKAGGGRGRGRRKRDSGHVSPGTFFEKFSATEGGGAGVSPGQPAVPAAAGGPPGATGAERGGGTPHDKPLTSPSWGKGGELLLGEQPDLMSSLDSGIQSVTKSDGSSPHVDFPDEVSTSYGNEDEVSSSSDNATSKPTRSPLLGGSPKLPRGEHALLNGQKPLALGLLSTSTSTPDSYGLSTTAGTHPGTPSMEQVRTPTSTSAQDEIHPLEILQAQIQLQRQQFSISEDQPLGLKSKKGECTGQNGDSDLGSCCSEGVKGAMSTIDLDSLMAEHNSTWYLPSEKALMEGQEEDKPMAPWEKPKPPNPSKEAHDLPPSKTSAAAAQTGSHLQCLSVHCTDDVGEAKGRTAVPTWRSLHSDISNRFGTFVAALT, from the coding sequence ATGTTCGGGCTGGAGCAGTTTGAGCCGCATAGCAGCGGCCGAAGCGGCGGGCAGGCGGAGCGGGGCTTCGGCCAGCCCGGACTGAGCATGAGCGCGCACTTCAAGGCGCCGGCCTTCCCCGGCGGAGGCCCGGCGGCCCCGGCCGTGGACCCGGCCCTAGGGGCTCTGGGCGAACCGCCCCTGCTGGGCATGAACATGAGCATGGCCGGGGACGCGTACGGTTTCCCGGGCCGTGGCCCGGCAGAGCTGcacggcggtggcggcggcggcgggatgCAGCCTCCGGTGCACGGCTTCTTCGGCGGGCAGCAGCCGCACGGCGGCCACGGCGGcgcccaccacccccaccagcaccccccgcACTTCGGGGGCAACTTCGGGCCCGACCCCGGCGCCTCCTGCGTGCACGGCGGCCGGCTGCTGGGGTACAGCGGCGCGCTGGGCGGGCAGACGGCGTTCGCCGACGGCTACGAGCACATGGCCGAGAGCCAGGGCGGTGGCGAGGGCTTCGGGCAGCAGCGCCCCGGGAACCTGCCTGACTTCCAGCACCACAGCGCCGGTGCTTCCAGCCACGCCGTTCCGgcgccctgcctgcccctcgaCCAGTCCCCGAACCGCGCCGCCTCCTTCCACGGGCTGCCGGCGGCCGGGTCCTCCGAGCCCCACGGCCTGGAGCAGCGGCGGCTGCCCGCGCAGGGCAGCGTGGACTCGCTGGAATACAATTACCCCGGCGACGGCCCCGCCGGTCACTTCGAGCTGCCTGTCTTCTCGCCGTCGGAGCCCGAGGGGCAGCTGCCGCACTACGGCGGCGGACGGCAGGTGCCGGCGGGCGGCAGTTTCGCGGGGGCACCCGCCCTGCCCCGGGCGCCGGGCATGGCCGTGACCAAGGCgcacccaccacagcagcacggTGTCTTCTTCGAGCGCTTCGGGGGAGCGCGGAAGATGTCCACCAGCCTGGAGTCGGGGGCCAGCGGCCGGCACCCgctgatgcagcagcagcaaccgcCACCGCCGCAAGCACCACAGCAGCCGCCGGGCTTGCTGGCCAGACAGAACTCCTGCCCGCCAGCCATTCCTAGGCAACAGCAAACAGAAGCCAACGCTCCCAACCCCAACCTGCAGGACAATGGGCCCATAATGCAGAACCAGCATGCACAGTTTGAATACCCTATTCACAGACTGGAGAACAGGAATATGCATCCCTACACCGACCCCGTGTTTAATATGCAGCACCCTCCTCCGCAACAGCCACCAAATCAAAGACTGCAGCACTTCGATGCCCCCTACGTGAGCGTCGCCAAGAGGCCGCGGTTTGACTTCCCCGGCAACCCTGGCGTCGAGCGCTGCGCCTCCTGGGGCAGCGGCATGCACGGCCCGGCCATGGAGAGCCACCTCTCCCCAACGGCCTACCCCGGCCTGCCGGGCGAGTTCACCCCGCCGGCACCCGAGGCCTTTGGGGGGCCGCTGCCACACGGCGGCCCCGAGCACCCGGCTCTGGCGCAGCGCCAGAACGCTGCCCTGGTGATGAAGCAGATGGCCTCGCGCAGCCAGCAGCGCCTGCGGccgcccagcctgcagcagctgggacaccACGGCGAGGTGGGCCCGCCCGGCGGCCTCCCGCCACCCGCTTTTGAGCGAGAGGCTGGCGGGGGCCGTGGCTACGACCCACCGGCACCGCACCTTGCCCCTGACAGCGCCTGGTTTGCGGGGCCTCCGCCGCCCGGGGAGCTGCTACCGCGGCGCATGGCGGCACCGGGGCTGCCGGCCGAGGCGGCCCCCCACGAGCTGGGCCTGCAGCCGGGTGGTGCGGCCGTGCTCTTCCGGCCGGGCGCcggtgggctggggctgcaggagccgcTGCGGATGGCGGGCGAGGGCCCGGCGCAGGCCTTGCCCTCGCCCGGTGTCCACCCACCCTTTGCGCCTGCCATGGGTGGGCTCTCGCAGTTGCAGTCACCGGGCGGCGGCGTGGCACTGCCCAGTGCCCCCTCTGAGCGCCGTGGCCCTGCTGACtttgctgcccagcccagcttctCCTTTGCAGCAGCGTCACGGCAGCCAGCGGCCCATGGGGCTGCACCAGCCCTCAGCGCCTCGCCAGGTGCCTACCCACCACCCCCACCTGAGTTCCCCCCACCGCCACCGCCACGGCCTGCTGCCAGCAAGCTAGGTGCCCTCTCGCTGGGCTCCTTCAGTAAGCCGGCCAGCAAGGACAACGTCTttgggcagagctgcttggcTGCCCTCTCCACTGCCTGCCAGAACATGATTGCCAGCCTGGGTGCCCCCAACCTCAATGTCACCTTCAACAAGAAGAGCCCAGCTGAGGCCAAACGCAAGCTCAGCCAAGCCGATCCTGACCCACCGCCGCCTGCTGCCCCGGACTACTTCCCAGCAGGGCCACCAGCAGGTGGGGGTGGCACGGGCAAGGCGGCAGGCACTGCCCCACTGTTGCCCGCTGAGAGCAGCCTCTCGCCCGGCTATGCCCTGGAGCCGGCGGCCAGTGGCGAGGGGAAGGCGGGTGGagggcgggggcggggccgcCGGAAACGGGACAGTGGGCACGTCAGCCCTGGCACCTTCTTTGAGAAGTTCTCAGCCACAGAGGGTGGCGGGGCCGGTGTCAGCCCGGGGCAGCCGGCAGTGCCGGCGGCGGCAGGGGGCCCACCGGGGGCCACGGGTGCAGAGCGCGGTGGGGGCACCCCCCATGACAAGCCCCTGACCTCGCCCTCCTGGGGTAAGggtggtgagctgctgctgggggagcaacCCGACCTAATGTCCTCCCTGGACAGTGGCATCCAGAGTGTGACCAAGTCGGATGGCAGCTCCCCCCATGTGGACTTTCCTGACGAGGTCAGCACCAGCTACGGCAACGAGGACGAGGTGTCCTCCAGCTCCGACAATGCCACCTCCAAGCCCACCCGCAGCCCGCTGCTGGGCGGCTCACCCAAGCTGCCCCGTGGAGAGCACGCACTTCTCAACGGACAGAAGCCCCTGGCCCTCGGCCTCCTCAGTACATCTACCTCGACCCCCGACAGCTATGGGCTCAGCACCACGGCAGGCACCCATCCTGGCACGCCGAGCATGGAACAGGTGCGGACCCCCACGAGCACCTCAGCCCAGGACGAGATCCACCCCCTGGAGATCCTGCAGGCGCAGATCCAGCTCCAGCGGCAGCAGTTCAGCATCTCGGAAGACCAGCCTTTGGGGCTGAAGAGCAAGAAGGGGGAGTGCACGGGGCAGAACGGGGACAGtgacctgggcagctgctgctcagagggcgTCAAGGGCGCCATGAGCACCATCGACTTGGACTCCCTGATGGCGGAGCACAACTCCACCTGGTACCTGCCCAGCGAGAAGGCCCTGatggagggacaggaggaggacaaGCCCATGGCACCCTGGGAGAAGCCCAAGCCCCCGAACCCCAGCAAAGAAG